In the genome of Euleptes europaea isolate rEulEur1 chromosome 7, rEulEur1.hap1, whole genome shotgun sequence, one region contains:
- the LOC130480721 gene encoding cytochrome c oxidase assembly protein COX20, mitochondrial, giving the protein MAGEGDPKKSFQLLGILEVGTIPCFRESVLYGSLGALTLGLGHFLATSRVRRSCHFGAGGFIMTTLGCWFYCRYNNAKLRIQQRIIQEGMKNRIMFEGTQFEPEKQKTSIGKSH; this is encoded by the exons ATGGCGGGTGAGGGGGACCCGAAAAAG TCGTTTCAGCTGCTGGGAATACTTGAGGTTGGAACCATCCCCTGTTTTCGGGAATCAGTgctgtatgggtcactgggtgctCTAACACTGGGACTTGGACACTTCTTAGCAACTA GTAGAGTGAGACGATCTTGTCACTTTGGAGCAGGAGGCTTTATCATGACAACATTAGGATGCTG GTTCTACTGCCGTTATAATAACGCAAAACTAAGGATCCAGCAGCGAATAATTCAAGAAGGGATGAAAAACAGGATTATGTTTGAAGGCACGCAGTTTGAGCCAGAGAAGCAAAAAACAAGCATTGGAAAAAGTCATTGA